Genomic window (Candidatus Eremiobacterota bacterium):
AGGTTATGAAGTTGCTCTTTACGATCCAAGCGCTGACCCGGCAGACGTTGCCGGCGCAGCCGCAAAATAACATTCCTCAAGCAGCAGAAGTCATTGCGGTCGCTCTCACTACAGTGGCGGAGGGTCAGCCTCGACAAGCGCCAGTCGTTCCAGCAATCACCGTTTATGTACCAGTTGAGGAGGGCGAACACCTTCGAATCGGCCAGAGGTTTGAATCGGTAATCAAACCAGAGCACCACCATCACGGGGAGGGTCAACCACACGATTCAACTGAATAGTCCTCCGACGCCCTTAGCGCTCAACTTCGCGCTGTAGTCTGGGCCTTGGCGTCTCCGCGATGTTCACCAAGCGCGATATAGAACCGCTCGGGTGACGATCATTGCGATCAGCGCCATCGCTGCAAGAAGGCTTTTGTGCATTCGTCGTCAAGGAGAAGTGAATGGCGCACTCCTACGCCGCTTCGCAACGGTCTCCAGGACCATCTTTCAATGCGAAAGCGCGGGAAGTCTGGAGCCCGCAGCGGCTTTAGCCGAGCCGCTCCTCGAGGTGGACGGTCGCGGTCGCCGGGGGCTTGCCGATCGCGCGGCGGAGGTTGGCTTTTACCGGAAGGTTGTGCGATGCGTTAACGCGCCGTCACGGTCGGCGTGCGCTCGGAGAAGCAGCGCGGCGGGTTGGTTTCGGTTGCGCGCGGCGGACTTTCCATGCTTGCGCCAAGGTGCCGTTGCCGTAGGCGCTTTCGAGCCCTGACCACGGAACATCGACGACGTCGGGGTATTTCGGATCGGCGACGTGATACGTCTCTCCAGTCACCCTTGCACCAGGAACGAAATGGAAGGTGCCGAGGTCGAGCAGGGCGAGGACCGGCCGCCGGCGTCGCATCGAAACTCACGCGCGACACGATGCCGCCGCTCCCGGACGTCGCGCCGCCGCGATAGATCTCGCCGAAGAGCACGAGCATCAGCACGGGGAACACGACCCAGAAGATGAGGCTCCGGCGCTGACGCGCGAGCTCGGTCAGGATGCGCCGTGCGACGGCGGCGGTCTGACGCAGCATCGCTCGGCCGGCCCTTCCGCCGGCACGCGCGGGCAGCGTCTCGAGCCAGTTCGTGATGCAGCGCAGCGCGAGGCCCACGTTGCCGATCTGACAGTGGTTCTGCGCCTGATCCGCCGCGGTGAAAATGCGCGCCGTGACCGAGGCTGCGTTCGTCAGCGCGTCCAGTTGATCGGCGAGCTGGTGTTCCGGGACGTATTGGTCGTCAGCACCGCACGGCAGCAGCACGTCCTGGGTGATGCGGGGGGGACACGTCGCGCGTCGTGTACGCGCGCAGCCCTTCGAAATAGGCGTGCGGCGTCGGCGCGCCCATCACATGCATGCCTTGCTTCACGCCCCATTCCACCATCAGGTCGCGCCGTCCGAGCCGGCTGACGACCGCGTCCAGGAGCGGCGGCGCGAGCGAGAACGCGCGCAGTGCGGCCGACTTGCCCGGCGAAAGGCGCGCGGCGTGGCGAATGCACGCGCCGCAGTCCGTCATCACGTCGAACGCGATCGCGCGGTGGACGCGCGGTTCGAACGCCGCAGCCCGGATGACGAGGCACCCGCCGAGCGAGAGGCCCATCAACGTGACGCCGCGCGCGCCGGTGTAGTCGAGCACCGCCGCGACGGGCTCGTGCCACGCAGCGGTCAAGGGCAGGCCGAATTCCTCGAGGGCACCACCTTGGCCGGGACCCTCGAACGCGACCACATCGTATCCCGCATCGCGCAGCCAGAACAGCATCGGAAGCCATTCCTCGATGTACGAGTCGTAGCCGCCGAAGACGACGACGGTGTCCTTCGCGCGCTCGGAGCGAAGGTGATACAGCGGCAGCCGGCGGCCGCGGAACGGCACGAGCTCGCGATCCTCGGGCCGCATGCCGTACCCCGCGAGTGCGAGCGCGACGAAGCGGTCCCGCGCGGCACGTTTGCGCGGATCGTCCGCGAACATGAAGAACTCCGCGAGCCGCAGGTAGTAGGCGCCGGGAAGCGTGCGTTCTTCGGCGAGCGCGGCCTCCGCCAGGCCCGTGAACGCGCGGGTCCAGCCACCGTAGTCGCGGATCGTCGCAGCGGCCTCGCGGATCTCACCGAGCATGCGGTCTTCACCGACCCATCCGTACATGCGGTTGAGTTGGAAGTTCAGTCCGCGATCGGGATGAAGATCGTAGTAGCGCTCGGGGAACCGGAAGGCGCGCGCGTCGCGCGTGCGTGCCGGCGCCTGCGTCGCCGTGCGATCGGCAGCGTCGTTCTCCATGCCGCGATGATGGCTCGGCGAAGCGAAGAACTCGTGAGCGGCGGTTCCCGACTGCTTCTCACGCAGGGCGCGGCGCTACAGCGTCGCAATCGGCGTGAGGGAAACCCGAGGTGGCCGCGCAAGTGCAGCGGCGGCGCCTTCAGGAAGTCCGGATTAGAAAGCCGCCCCAGCGCGCCGGGGAAAGAACCACTAGGCCTTCAGGCGGGCAGAGTAGTGTCGTCCGCTTGCATGACCTCCCGGCCCGGAGTTATACAGACGACGATCACCGACTGACGGGTCTTTGTTTACCCGTCGTCTCCAACGGGACGAAGGTAGCGACTTGTCGGGCGCTGGACGTCTGGCGTTTGCATACCAAGATGCGCTCGGTGGAGTAAGAGAGCGACGTCTGTGATGTCAGG
Coding sequences:
- a CDS encoding alpha/beta hydrolase, producing MENDAADRTATQAPARTRDARAFRFPERYYDLHPDRGLNFQLNRMYGWVGEDRMLGEIREAAATIRDYGGWTRAFTGLAEAALAEERTLPGAYYLRLAEFFMFADDPRKRAARDRFVALALAGYGMRPEDRELVPFRGRRLPLYHLRSERAKDTVVVFGGYDSYIEEWLPMLFWLRDAGYDVVAFEGPGQGGALEEFGLPLTAAWHEPVAAVLDYTGARGVTLMGLSLGGCLVIRAAAFEPRVHRAIAFDVMTDCGACIRHAARLSPGKSAALRAFSLAPPLLDAVVSRLGRRDLMVEWGVKQGMHVMGAPTPHAYFEGLRAYTTRDVSPPHHPGRAAAVRC